One window from the genome of Pseudonocardia hierapolitana encodes:
- a CDS encoding ABC transporter permease gives MKRLSAGLLVAAVAIVWLLPLDPVATDLTDRFAAPSLVHPLGTDHLGRDVLARLIDGAWISVGLTAVALVVCALLGTAAGVLSGYAGGVAAGLVQRAVDVLVAIPTIVVGLVVAAVREPGTGTLLLAVLVTGWSPFARLAHHLTLRERAREYVEGAVAIGAGPVRIAVRHVLPNALRPLIAHACLRFANVLLSIAGLSFLGLGVQPPTPEWGVMLAEGRQFMFLAPQLVLLPATAIVLAATCVTVLGRRLERHWSGT, from the coding sequence ATGAAGCGGCTGTCGGCCGGACTCCTGGTGGCCGCGGTCGCGATCGTGTGGCTGCTTCCGCTGGACCCGGTGGCCACCGATCTCACGGACCGCTTCGCGGCGCCGTCGCTCGTCCACCCGCTGGGCACCGACCACCTCGGGCGTGACGTGCTCGCCCGCCTGATCGACGGCGCGTGGATATCCGTCGGGCTCACCGCCGTCGCCCTGGTCGTCTGCGCGCTGCTGGGCACTGCCGCCGGTGTGCTCTCCGGCTACGCAGGCGGCGTCGCGGCCGGGCTCGTGCAGCGGGCCGTCGACGTCCTCGTCGCCATCCCCACGATCGTCGTCGGGCTCGTTGTCGCAGCGGTGCGCGAGCCGGGCACCGGCACGCTGCTGCTCGCGGTCCTCGTCACCGGGTGGTCGCCGTTCGCGCGGCTCGCGCACCACCTCACCCTCCGCGAGCGCGCGCGGGAGTACGTCGAGGGCGCGGTGGCGATCGGCGCCGGACCGGTCCGCATCGCGGTGCGCCACGTCCTGCCGAACGCGCTGCGCCCGCTCATCGCGCACGCGTGCCTCCGGTTCGCGAACGTTCTGCTGTCGATCGCCGGGCTGTCGTTCCTCGGCCTCGGCGTCCAGCCCCCGACGCCCGAGTGGGGGGTGATGCTCGCCGAGGGGCGGCAGTTCATGTTCCTCGCCCCGCAGCTGGTGCTGCTGCCGGCCACGGCGATCGTCCTCGCGGCGACGTGCGTCACCGTCCTCGGGCGCCGCTTGGAGCGCCACTGGTCCGGCACGTAG
- a CDS encoding TauD/TfdA family dioxygenase, which yields MATTEASGRRLGDVRPDLKDALGAAGVVPARVDVRECRAVFERDGVVIVPNTPTDPDELVVAAGRTLGGRLRALTGIRPQGGTDSPALGLHSDGANVVVEVHGRRVPLREPDEDYLYMLCSSPAQSGGDSVLIDGYALVDRLAEAAPELHAFLARCDVDYFGGWRTPARGVPATPLVRRLVEWTRGGRRVVRASDYAAPVPREPRWDEHMAFLDEYADVLATAFDCAPRFRLEAGDLMALDNYRILHGRDAFRGTRELHVLAVRSADAW from the coding sequence GTGGCGACGACCGAGGCGAGCGGCAGGCGGCTGGGCGATGTGCGGCCCGACCTGAAGGATGCGCTCGGCGCGGCCGGTGTCGTGCCCGCGCGGGTCGACGTGCGGGAGTGCCGCGCCGTGTTCGAGCGCGACGGCGTGGTGATCGTGCCGAACACCCCGACCGACCCCGACGAGCTGGTGGTGGCCGCCGGCCGGACCCTCGGCGGCCGGTTGCGCGCGCTGACCGGGATCCGCCCCCAGGGCGGCACCGACAGCCCGGCGCTCGGGCTGCACTCGGACGGCGCGAACGTCGTGGTCGAGGTCCACGGCCGCCGCGTGCCGCTGCGCGAGCCGGATGAGGACTACCTCTACATGCTCTGCTCGTCCCCCGCGCAGTCCGGCGGCGACTCGGTTCTGATCGACGGGTACGCCCTTGTCGACCGCCTCGCCGAAGCCGCACCCGAGCTGCACGCGTTCCTCGCCCGCTGCGACGTCGACTACTTCGGCGGATGGCGCACGCCGGCCCGGGGGGTGCCGGCGACGCCGCTCGTCCGCAGGCTCGTCGAGTGGACCCGCGGGGGGCGGCGCGTGGTGCGGGCGAGCGACTACGCCGCTCCCGTGCCCCGCGAACCGCGGTGGGACGAGCACATGGCGTTCCTCGACGAGTACGCCGACGTTCTCGCCACGGCCTTCGACTGCGCCCCGCGATTCCGGCTCGAGGCGGGCGATCTCATGGCGCTGGACAACTACCGGATCCTGCACGGCCGCGACGCGTTCCGCGGAACACGGGAGCTGCACGTCCTCGCCGTTCGCTCGGCGGACGCCTGGTAG